One Alphaproteobacteria bacterium LSUCC0396 genomic region harbors:
- a CDS encoding TRAP transporter small permease subunit, with product MTQFVYAIESLSIWFGRAFGWCILVLTFSVSYEVFVRYVLNAPTVWAFDMMIQMYGALFLMAGPYALAQDTHVRGDVLYRLFPVRWQARVDFVLYLIFFFPGMLALFWFGWEIASDSWRYKEVSWNSPARIQIYFFKSLIPLAGFLLILQGTAELIRCWRAMKTGVWMDRLDDVKETEEMLTQQVEQK from the coding sequence ATGACGCAATTTGTTTATGCGATTGAAAGCCTTAGTATCTGGTTTGGCCGCGCCTTTGGCTGGTGCATCCTCGTTCTGACATTTTCAGTGTCCTACGAAGTTTTCGTTCGTTATGTTTTGAACGCGCCGACCGTTTGGGCGTTTGACATGATGATACAAATGTATGGCGCGCTCTTCTTGATGGCGGGGCCTTATGCGTTGGCGCAGGACACCCATGTTCGTGGTGATGTTCTCTATCGACTGTTTCCAGTGCGATGGCAGGCCCGCGTTGATTTTGTCTTATATTTAATCTTCTTCTTTCCCGGCATGCTGGCACTGTTCTGGTTTGGCTGGGAAATCGCCTCTGATAGCTGGCGCTACAAGGAAGTGAGCTGGAATTCTCCGGCACGTATTCAAATTTATTTCTTCAAATCCTTGATTCCACTGGCAGGATTTCTGTTGATCCTGCAAGGAACGGCTGAATTAATCCGCTGTTGGCGGGCGATGAAAACTGGCGTCTGGATGGATCGCCTTGACGACGTCAAGGAAACTGAAGAAATGCTGACGCAACAGGTTGAGCAGAAGTAA
- a CDS encoding TRAP transporter substrate-binding protein, whose translation MSDLNRRKFLRGSAVAGAAAVGSLAAPAIANAAPVTLKMQAAWGGGIFLENAKSYVDRVHAMAGKDLKIDLLSVNAVVKTSQMQDAVHRGVLDAAHYVPAYWYSKSKTASLFGTGPCFGWSSQEVLGWCHYGGGMELFNELMGKLGLNVVSFFNSPMPAQPLGWFKEEIKDASQMNGLKYRTVGLAADVLMEMGMSVVQLPGGEIQPAMKSGLIDAAEFNNPTSDRDFGMQDVSKDYHLASFHQSQEFFEVTFNKKKYDALPAELQAILKYASEAENSNFYWNNTKRYSDDLIKLQKESGVRVHRTPDSVMAAQLKAWDVVVDRLSAEDEFFAKVIASQKAYAKDVMNYLNLNQPDYKLAYNHHFG comes from the coding sequence ATGTCCGATTTGAATAGAAGAAAGTTTTTACGTGGATCAGCGGTAGCCGGTGCGGCTGCGGTTGGCTCACTTGCAGCGCCAGCCATTGCGAATGCAGCCCCTGTGACACTGAAAATGCAAGCGGCCTGGGGCGGCGGTATTTTCCTCGAAAACGCAAAATCATATGTTGACCGTGTACATGCAATGGCCGGTAAGGATCTGAAGATCGACCTGCTGTCAGTCAACGCGGTTGTGAAAACAAGCCAGATGCAGGACGCTGTTCACCGCGGTGTTCTAGACGCAGCGCATTATGTCCCAGCTTATTGGTACTCAAAGTCGAAGACAGCGTCACTGTTTGGGACTGGACCATGCTTTGGCTGGTCATCACAAGAAGTTCTCGGATGGTGCCATTATGGCGGTGGTATGGAGCTGTTTAACGAGTTGATGGGCAAGCTTGGCCTGAACGTTGTTTCATTCTTCAACAGCCCGATGCCAGCCCAGCCACTTGGTTGGTTTAAAGAAGAAATCAAAGACGCTTCACAGATGAACGGCCTGAAGTACCGGACCGTTGGTCTGGCTGCTGACGTTCTGATGGAAATGGGCATGTCTGTTGTGCAGTTGCCTGGTGGTGAAATCCAGCCTGCGATGAAGTCTGGCTTGATTGATGCAGCCGAATTCAATAACCCAACGTCTGACCGTGACTTTGGTATGCAGGATGTGTCGAAGGATTATCACCTGGCGTCATTCCACCAGTCACAGGAATTCTTCGAAGTGACCTTCAACAAAAAGAAGTATGACGCGCTTCCAGCAGAGCTTCAGGCGATCCTGAAATATGCATCTGAGGCCGAAAACTCAAACTTCTACTGGAACAACACAAAGCGTTACTCAGATGATCTGATCAAGCTGCAAAAGGAAAGTGGCGTTCGCGTTCACCGGACCCCTGATTCAGTGATGGCAGCTCAGCTGAAAGCGTGGGATGTTGTTGTTGATCGTTTGTCAGCTGAAGATGAGTTCTTTGCCAAGGTCATTGCTTCACAAAAAGCATATGCCAAGGATGTGATGAACTATCTGAACCTGAACCAGCCTGATTACAAGCTGGCTTACAACCATCACTTCGGCTAA
- a CDS encoding NAD(P)/FAD-dependent oxidoreductase encodes MKKSIIVIGGGIVGVAAALKLQLDGHKVRLIDRGQPGRETSYGNAGVLSESSVVVLNNPGLIKALPKLLLNRSNGVRYNPWFVLRRLGWFIRFLAHCRPAHSRHAALALRGLLQLSLDQHKKWIKAAGVDHLLRHGGGWFKLFRSPKAFKNYAAEMDLMRAVGVKFSVIEREQIRQIEPGLAPIYHKGVLMDETCAVSSPADLTDAYLAMFQAAGGVVECAVITGLAHDDDGWQVRSAEQVFCGDDVVLAAGAWSAEIAGWLGYDIPMAWERGYHLHFAPAPTPNGTPSPTPPLGRPILDVEGGFVVAPMRHHLRVTSGVELTDRDAPPNFQQITTSVALAGEAVTLGAQIEETPWMGRRPTLVDSLPMIGMAPRHHGLWFNFGHHHIGLSMAPGSALLLSALINDTPPPLDPAPFRASRFAM; translated from the coding sequence ATGAAGAAATCAATAATTGTTATTGGTGGGGGCATTGTCGGGGTTGCGGCCGCATTAAAACTGCAGCTTGACGGCCATAAGGTGCGATTGATTGATCGCGGACAGCCCGGCCGCGAAACCTCATATGGGAATGCCGGTGTCTTGTCGGAATCATCGGTTGTTGTGCTGAACAATCCGGGGCTGATCAAAGCCCTGCCAAAATTACTGCTGAACCGGTCGAATGGGGTTCGCTATAACCCGTGGTTTGTGCTGCGGCGGCTTGGCTGGTTTATCCGGTTTCTGGCGCATTGCCGCCCCGCACATAGCCGGCACGCTGCATTGGCATTGCGCGGCCTGCTGCAATTGTCGCTTGATCAGCATAAAAAATGGATAAAGGCGGCCGGTGTTGATCATCTGCTGCGGCATGGCGGCGGCTGGTTCAAATTGTTTCGAAGCCCGAAAGCTTTTAAAAACTATGCTGCCGAAATGGATTTGATGCGGGCAGTTGGGGTAAAGTTTTCAGTCATTGAGCGCGAACAGATCCGGCAGATTGAACCGGGCCTTGCACCGATTTATCACAAGGGCGTGTTGATGGATGAAACCTGCGCCGTATCCAGCCCGGCCGATTTAACTGATGCCTATCTTGCAATGTTTCAGGCGGCCGGCGGTGTTGTCGAGTGCGCTGTCATTACCGGTTTGGCGCATGATGATGATGGCTGGCAGGTGCGCAGCGCCGAGCAGGTTTTCTGCGGCGATGATGTTGTGCTAGCGGCTGGTGCATGGTCGGCAGAGATTGCTGGGTGGCTTGGCTATGATATTCCGATGGCTTGGGAACGTGGTTATCATCTGCATTTTGCGCCAGCGCCAACGCCAAATGGAACCCCTTCGCCAACGCCGCCGCTTGGACGGCCTATTCTCGATGTTGAGGGCGGCTTTGTTGTCGCACCGATGCGCCATCACCTTCGGGTGACGTCCGGGGTTGAATTGACCGACCGTGATGCGCCACCGAATTTTCAGCAAATCACCACATCAGTGGCACTGGCGGGCGAGGCGGTCACGCTTGGCGCGCAAATTGAGGAAACACCGTGGATGGGGCGGCGACCAACCCTTGTCGACTCACTGCCAATGATTGGTATGGCGCCGCGTCATCATGGTCTTTGGTTCAATTTTGGTCATCACCATATCGGACTTTCAATGGCACCCGGCTCAGCCTTGCTGCTATCCGCATTGATCAATGACACGCCGCCGCCACTTGATCCAGCGCCGTTTCGGGCGTCCCGTTTTGCGATGTGA
- a CDS encoding ABC-F family ATP-binding cassette domain-containing protein has product MLKLQNLSFSIEGKPLFENASAVIPTGHKVGIVGRNGTGKTSLFRLIRGEWALDSGEIDYPQQFSIGGVDQEAPASDISLLDTVLAADGERAQLLAEADTATDPDRIADIYARLADIDAYSAEARAASILSGLGFNNEAQARPCHEFSGGWRMRVALASVLFSQPDLLLLDEPTNYLDLEGAVWLEAFLAKYRHTVLVISHDRQLLNRSVTGILHLTDRKLAYYTGSYNQFDTERRMKLEQQQSMARKQDAQRKHIQSFVDRFRYKASKARQAQSRLKQLEKMQPILALSEQAVAPFRFPTPEELPPPLLVLDDVSVGYDQKPVLRKLDLRLDADDRIALLGANGEGKSTLSKLFAGRLQPLSGQIKKSGKLRIGFFAQHQLDELVAGESPYQHMQRLRPKELPTKLRARLGGAGFDADIVDNPVERLSGGQKARLLMAMAAIDAPHILILDEPTNHLDIESREALVQALNVYEGTVILVSHDSHLVEMIADQLWIVQDGMVQAFDGDMADYQRQLLARRGAGGTARAASDDAGNPDQKPAGKPAGRIQSPGRVRRQNTSQLRAVVKQCEKAMITLAADKDMIAREMARPGFYDSDNAAAIASLSSQLAAIDDALAAAEQAWLDAEEALAVAEADH; this is encoded by the coding sequence ATGCTAAAACTTCAGAACCTGTCATTTTCCATTGAGGGAAAACCGCTTTTTGAGAATGCTTCGGCGGTCATCCCAACCGGTCATAAGGTTGGGATCGTCGGCAGGAACGGCACTGGGAAAACCTCGCTTTTCAGGTTGATCCGCGGTGAATGGGCGCTAGATTCCGGCGAGATCGACTATCCCCAGCAATTCAGCATCGGTGGCGTCGATCAAGAAGCACCAGCAAGTGATATCAGCCTTCTTGACACTGTACTGGCGGCTGATGGCGAGCGCGCCCAGTTGCTAGCTGAGGCAGATACCGCCACTGACCCTGACCGGATTGCCGATATTTACGCCCGCCTTGCAGATATTGATGCCTATTCGGCCGAAGCGCGCGCGGCGTCAATATTGTCCGGTCTTGGATTTAACAATGAAGCACAGGCGCGCCCCTGCCATGAATTTTCGGGTGGTTGGCGAATGCGTGTCGCGCTGGCGTCAGTGTTGTTTTCCCAGCCCGATCTTTTGTTGCTGGATGAGCCAACGAACTATCTTGACCTTGAAGGTGCGGTCTGGCTTGAAGCGTTTCTGGCGAAATACCGCCATACGGTTCTGGTGATTTCGCACGACCGGCAATTGCTGAACCGGTCGGTCACTGGCATCCTGCATTTAACTGATCGCAAGCTTGCCTACTACACCGGCAGTTATAACCAGTTTGATACCGAACGCCGGATGAAGCTTGAACAGCAGCAATCCATGGCGCGCAAACAAGATGCCCAACGCAAACATATCCAGTCATTTGTCGACCGGTTTCGGTACAAGGCATCAAAGGCGCGTCAGGCCCAGTCACGTCTCAAGCAACTAGAGAAAATGCAGCCGATTTTAGCGCTATCGGAACAGGCTGTAGCCCCGTTCCGGTTTCCAACGCCTGAAGAGCTGCCGCCGCCCTTGCTGGTGCTTGATGATGTGTCGGTTGGGTATGATCAAAAGCCGGTTCTGCGCAAGCTGGATTTGCGTCTTGATGCGGATGACCGCATTGCACTTCTTGGGGCGAATGGCGAGGGCAAATCGACCTTGTCAAAATTATTCGCTGGCAGGCTGCAACCGCTGTCGGGCCAGATCAAGAAATCAGGGAAATTGCGCATCGGGTTTTTTGCCCAGCATCAGCTGGATGAACTGGTTGCTGGCGAGAGCCCTTATCAGCATATGCAACGCCTTCGGCCAAAAGAATTACCGACTAAATTGCGGGCACGCCTTGGCGGGGCAGGGTTTGACGCCGATATTGTCGATAACCCGGTCGAGCGCCTCTCGGGGGGGCAAAAGGCGCGCTTGCTGATGGCGATGGCGGCAATTGATGCGCCGCATATTCTTATCCTCGACGAGCCGACAAACCATCTTGATATCGAAAGCCGCGAGGCATTGGTGCAGGCTTTGAATGTCTATGAGGGAACGGTCATTCTTGTCAGCCATGATTCGCATCTGGTGGAAATGATTGCTGATCAATTATGGATTGTTCAAGATGGTATGGTGCAAGCCTTTGATGGTGATATGGCTGATTATCAGCGACAATTGCTGGCGCGGCGCGGGGCGGGTGGAACGGCGCGTGCGGCGAGTGATGATGCCGGCAATCCGGATCAAAAACCAGCCGGAAAACCAGCCGGAAGAATTCAGTCGCCCGGCCGTGTGCGCCGCCAAAATACCAGCCAGCTTCGCGCGGTGGTGAAACAATGTGAAAAAGCCATGATCACGCTTGCTGCGGATAAAGATATGATCGCGCGTGAGATGGCGCGTCCGGGCTTTTACGACAGTGACAATGCCGCGGCGATTGCCAGCTTGTCCAGCCAGCTTGCCGCAATCGATGATGCGCTGGCCGCGGCGGAGCAGGCATGGCTTGACGCCGAAGAAGCGCTCGCGGTGGCCGAAGCCGATCACTAG
- a CDS encoding LysR family transcriptional regulator codes for MSQIEELRAFILIVETGSLTQAADRMGIAVSAVSRRLRDLEVRLGAALIQRSTRRLFLNETGQLFYQRAKSVLATLEDAEQEVKNAGGALSGGLRISAPLSFGIAHMSTAIAQFMHAHPDIHIELDLSDKRVDMIAEGFDLAIRIGNLTDSSLIAKKISSVSVLPAAAPSLISQWPQLTHPGDLAKIPALVYANDRSPHDWGYVGPDGKAGSLHITPRMSANNGDVLRDLAIAGLGMVSLPTFLHYEAINKGLLQPLFPEYRWSGFDIFVVYPKTTILPKRTRVFVDFISGLYGKAPYWEAIEGVRLTG; via the coding sequence ATGAGCCAGATCGAAGAACTTCGCGCATTTATTTTGATTGTGGAGACGGGCAGCTTGACGCAGGCCGCGGATCGCATGGGTATTGCGGTTTCAGCAGTGAGCCGGCGATTGCGTGATCTTGAGGTGCGCCTTGGCGCAGCGCTGATCCAGCGCTCGACGCGGCGGCTTTTCTTAAATGAGACCGGCCAGCTGTTTTATCAACGGGCAAAATCCGTCTTGGCAACATTAGAAGATGCCGAGCAGGAGGTAAAAAATGCGGGTGGGGCGCTGAGTGGTGGCTTGCGAATTAGCGCGCCGTTGTCTTTTGGCATCGCGCATATGTCGACCGCCATTGCACAATTCATGCACGCGCATCCCGACATCCATATCGAGCTGGATTTGAGTGACAAGCGGGTGGATATGATCGCCGAAGGGTTCGATTTGGCAATTCGCATTGGCAATCTGACCGACTCCAGCCTCATCGCCAAAAAAATCTCATCGGTCAGCGTTTTGCCTGCTGCTGCGCCTAGCCTGATTTCGCAATGGCCGCAGCTAACCCATCCAGGCGATCTGGCGAAAATACCGGCGCTGGTTTATGCGAATGATCGCAGCCCGCATGATTGGGGCTATGTCGGGCCGGATGGAAAGGCTGGCAGCCTGCATATAACGCCGCGAATGTCGGCCAATAATGGCGATGTCTTGCGCGATCTTGCGATTGCTGGGTTGGGCATGGTGTCCTTGCCCACATTTCTGCATTATGAGGCAATCAACAAAGGTTTGCTGCAGCCGCTGTTTCCTGAATATCGCTGGAGCGGGTTTGATATATTCGTGGTTTATCCAAAAACCACGATCTTGCCAAAACGAACCCGCGTTTTTGTCGATTTTATCTCGGGGCTATACGGTAAGGCGCCGTATTGGGAAGCGATTGAAGGGGTAAGGCTCACCGGATAA
- a CDS encoding FMN-dependent NADH-azoreductase, producing the protein MSADKIAILRVDSSMRQHGSVSRELAESVVAQLRADLPDSDIVWRDLKSGVGHVNSAWRDASLGAPASRSGEDRALLAQSDALIAEVERADIMVFAVPIYNFSIPAALKAWVDMVCRDNVDGANATFPGNRRRQKQAIVIMTSNYTRAGAEDEFATSFLQFILRFIGCTDVNMIDVTGLANDRASIIRAAQEKIEAVCKAVVSRNISAAAE; encoded by the coding sequence ATGAGCGCAGACAAAATAGCAATATTGAGAGTTGACTCGAGCATGCGCCAGCATGGCTCGGTTAGCCGTGAGCTGGCTGAATCTGTCGTTGCGCAATTGCGGGCTGATCTGCCGGATAGTGACATTGTGTGGCGCGATCTTAAATCGGGCGTCGGGCACGTTAACAGCGCATGGCGCGATGCCAGTCTCGGAGCGCCTGCATCACGATCCGGTGAAGACCGTGCATTGCTTGCCCAATCAGATGCGCTTATCGCCGAGGTTGAGCGCGCTGACATCATGGTGTTTGCGGTACCGATCTATAATTTTAGTATTCCGGCTGCCCTGAAAGCATGGGTCGATATGGTTTGCCGCGACAATGTCGATGGTGCAAACGCGACGTTTCCGGGCAATCGCAGACGGCAAAAGCAGGCGATTGTCATCATGACGTCAAACTATACACGCGCTGGCGCCGAAGACGAATTTGCCACGTCATTTCTGCAATTCATTCTGCGTTTCATCGGCTGCACCGACGTCAACATGATTGACGTGACCGGGCTGGCAAATGACAGAGCTAGCATCATTCGTGCCGCTCAGGAAAAGATCGAGGCCGTTTGCAAAGCGGTTGTATCCCGGAACATCTCAGCAGCCGCCGAATAG
- the ung gene encoding uracil-DNA glycosylase → MRQVKIEASWKDQLAAEFAADYMAELSQFLRDEKAAGKRIYPPNSEIFAAFDMTPFAKVKVVILGQDPYHGPGQAHGLSFSVRPHIAPPPSLANIYREMASDLGLARPTHGNLEAWARQGVLLLNTSLTVEDGKPGSHSGKGWERFTDSAIAALNGALDNLVFILWGRKAQQKGAKIDRQRHLVIESAHPSPLAAHNGFWNSRPFSRTNDYLCAHAIPPIDWTL, encoded by the coding sequence ATGCGTCAGGTCAAAATCGAAGCCAGTTGGAAAGACCAGCTTGCGGCAGAGTTTGCCGCCGATTACATGGCCGAATTAAGCCAGTTTCTTCGCGATGAAAAGGCCGCTGGCAAGCGCATTTATCCTCCAAATAGCGAGATCTTTGCTGCCTTTGACATGACCCCGTTTGCCAAGGTCAAGGTGGTCATACTCGGTCAAGACCCCTATCACGGACCGGGTCAGGCACATGGCCTCAGCTTTTCAGTTCGCCCGCATATCGCGCCGCCACCATCCTTGGCGAACATCTATCGGGAAATGGCCAGTGATCTAGGCTTAGCAAGGCCAACGCATGGCAATCTCGAGGCATGGGCGCGGCAAGGTGTTTTGCTGTTGAACACCAGCCTAACAGTCGAAGATGGCAAGCCCGGCTCGCATAGCGGCAAGGGCTGGGAGAGGTTTACCGATTCGGCAATCGCGGCGCTGAACGGGGCACTCGACAATCTGGTGTTTATTCTTTGGGGGCGAAAAGCCCAGCAAAAAGGGGCGAAGATTGATCGACAGCGTCATCTGGTAATCGAGTCGGCGCATCCATCACCATTGGCGGCGCATAATGGCTTTTGGAATAGTCGTCCCTTTTCCCGCACGAATGATTATCTTTGCGCCCATGCAATCCCGCCAATCGACTGGACGCTCTAG
- a CDS encoding DMT family transporter — protein MMIATTVVFSVQDGISRYLAEHYNVITVVTIRYMFFMAFVLAYSARQDGGIRKIASSPQLPVQIGRGLLLAGQICVAILSFSTVGLVNFHAVFASYPLMVMALSVPVLGEAVGWRRWLAVCIGFCGVLLILRPGTEMFGSASILPVLAAFMIAVYGILTRYAARRDAALTSFFWTAIAGGIAMLAIGPFFWVPPVGTDWYWMGLLCLTGTGGHYLLIKALDATKASTIQPFAYLQLVFASSIGILVFDDSLDPMLIVGSAIIVGSGLFALQRERQAAQS, from the coding sequence ATGATGATTGCCACGACGGTTGTCTTTTCGGTGCAAGACGGCATTTCAAGATATCTGGCTGAACATTACAACGTCATTACCGTTGTTACGATCCGCTATATGTTTTTCATGGCTTTTGTTCTGGCCTATAGTGCGCGGCAAGATGGCGGCATCCGGAAAATTGCCAGCAGCCCGCAATTACCCGTGCAGATCGGGCGCGGCCTTTTGCTTGCCGGCCAGATATGCGTTGCCATTTTGAGCTTTAGCACGGTTGGATTGGTAAATTTTCACGCGGTTTTTGCCAGCTATCCGCTGATGGTCATGGCACTGTCGGTGCCGGTTCTTGGCGAGGCGGTGGGCTGGCGACGCTGGTTGGCGGTTTGTATTGGTTTTTGCGGCGTGTTGTTAATTTTACGACCGGGCACGGAAATGTTTGGCAGTGCCAGCATCCTGCCCGTTCTGGCCGCCTTTATGATAGCGGTTTATGGAATCCTGACCCGCTATGCGGCGCGGCGGGATGCAGCACTTACCAGTTTTTTCTGGACAGCGATTGCGGGCGGCATCGCCATGCTGGCAATCGGGCCCTTTTTCTGGGTACCACCCGTTGGCACTGATTGGTACTGGATGGGATTATTATGCCTAACCGGCACTGGCGGGCACTATTTGCTGATCAAGGCGTTAGACGCCACCAAGGCATCAACCATCCAGCCTTTTGCCTATTTGCAATTGGTATTTGCCTCAAGCATCGGGATATTGGTGTTTGATGACAGCCTCGACCCGATGTTGATTGTCGGCAGCGCAATCATTGTTGGCTCGGGTCTGTTTGCCCTGCAACGCGAACGCCAGGCAGCACAAAGCTAA
- a CDS encoding SDR family NAD(P)-dependent oxidoreductase produces the protein MSALLNKGETAMNIVIQGAGRGIGLALAHHALASGATHLFLTAQNPEQSAGYQELPPSATISWVAMDFLNPDSIAIAGDTILASQPNPDRIITTAGVLHDGDLQPEKRVGALSADAMLRLYQINAMGPVLFFKSLWPALRRAHPVVAASISARVGSISDNRLGGWYSYRASKAALNQYLRTLSIELARYNPEATVVTLHPGTVATNLSAPFRTQLAKGQLQSPEECAARLWSVLDQVSPNDSGSFFAYDGQPIPY, from the coding sequence GTGAGCGCGCTTTTAAACAAGGGTGAAACAGCAATGAATATCGTCATTCAGGGCGCGGGGCGTGGCATTGGCCTTGCGCTTGCACATCACGCGCTGGCGAGCGGTGCGACACATCTTTTTCTAACGGCGCAGAACCCTGAACAATCAGCCGGCTATCAGGAATTACCCCCATCAGCCACAATCAGCTGGGTTGCAATGGATTTTCTAAACCCGGACAGCATTGCCATTGCCGGTGATACGATCCTTGCCAGCCAGCCCAACCCTGACCGCATTATCACCACCGCTGGCGTTCTGCATGATGGCGATCTCCAGCCAGAAAAGCGCGTTGGCGCGCTATCTGCTGATGCCATGCTAAGGCTTTATCAGATCAATGCGATGGGGCCGGTGCTGTTTTTCAAATCCCTATGGCCTGCCCTGCGGCGCGCCCATCCGGTGGTTGCCGCCAGCATTTCTGCGCGGGTTGGGTCAATTTCAGATAATCGGCTTGGCGGCTGGTACAGCTATCGTGCTAGCAAGGCTGCTTTGAACCAGTATCTGCGCACGCTGTCGATAGAGCTTGCCCGCTATAATCCTGAGGCAACGGTTGTCACCCTGCATCCGGGCACTGTTGCCACCAATTTATCCGCGCCATTTCGTACCCAGCTTGCCAAAGGTCAATTGCAAAGCCCGGAAGAATGCGCGGCCCGCCTATGGTCGGTTCTTGATCAAGTCTCACCAAATGATAGCGGCAGTTTCTTTGCCTATGACGGCCAGCCAATCCCCTATTAA
- a CDS encoding inner membrane-spanning protein YciB, with product MASYPPMRLVSFFLEILPLAGFFLGYEFYGLFAAAVISVVLGALVMALNWIQTRRLARFALFSLLLSGGMTLAALYFNAAIFIKIQPTLFNGIFATVLLGGLLLGRAMMREFFGTQFHLTTPTWFLLSRRWGLFFLCLAIANEMVWRNASDADWVAFKTFVAAPASVLFMMAQLPLTLRGRIAADTPEAD from the coding sequence ATGGCATCTTATCCGCCAATGAGGCTTGTTTCTTTCTTTCTGGAGATTTTACCGCTTGCCGGATTTTTTCTGGGATATGAGTTTTACGGATTATTTGCGGCGGCGGTCATTTCGGTCGTGCTTGGCGCGCTGGTTATGGCGCTAAACTGGATACAGACCCGGCGGTTAGCCCGCTTTGCGCTGTTTTCACTGTTGCTATCTGGCGGCATGACGCTGGCGGCGCTTTATTTCAATGCAGCTATTTTTATCAAGATTCAGCCAACCTTGTTCAATGGCATTTTTGCTACTGTACTGCTTGGCGGTCTGTTGCTTGGGCGCGCTATGATGCGTGAGTTTTTTGGCACACAATTTCACCTGACCACGCCAACATGGTTTTTGCTTAGCCGGCGATGGGGGCTGTTCTTTTTGTGTCTTGCGATTGCCAACGAGATGGTTTGGCGCAATGCCAGTGATGCTGACTGGGTGGCGTTTAAAACCTTTGTCGCGGCGCCTGCCAGCGTTCTGTTTATGATGGCGCAATTGCCATTAACGCTTCGTGGCCGGATTGCCGCCGATACGCCCGAGGCTGATTAG
- a CDS encoding DUF3833 domain-containing protein produces the protein MARHRRSFGAVIIGGVFRLIVTAGLLIGVFAGLSACARKDVTHLLERRPSLVLEDFFAGDTIALGIFEDRFGNLRRQFRVNLKGTITGNRLVLDETFLYEDGEKASRIWTIDNLGRAEDGTFRYEGRADDVDGSAKGRIAGNGLNWQYDVSLEMAGSKMDVHFDDWIYRQSEDIAINRAYVSKFGVEVGSVTIVFLRGKAAAAVGPLDVEQWVAR, from the coding sequence ATGGCAAGACATAGACGGAGTTTTGGAGCGGTAATTATCGGTGGGGTTTTCCGCCTTATCGTGACGGCGGGATTATTAATTGGCGTATTTGCCGGTTTGTCTGCCTGTGCGCGAAAGGACGTCACCCACCTTTTGGAACGTCGGCCATCGCTGGTGCTGGAAGATTTCTTTGCCGGTGACACGATTGCTCTTGGTATTTTCGAAGATCGGTTTGGCAATCTGCGGCGACAGTTCAGGGTAAATCTGAAAGGTACGATCACCGGCAACCGGCTGGTTCTTGATGAAACCTTTTTATATGAGGATGGTGAAAAAGCATCACGCATCTGGACGATTGATAATCTTGGCCGCGCCGAAGATGGCACATTCCGCTATGAGGGCCGTGCCGATGACGTTGATGGCAGTGCCAAGGGACGCATCGCGGGTAATGGGCTGAATTGGCAATATGACGTAAGCCTCGAAATGGCAGGCAGTAAAATGGATGTCCATTTTGACGATTGGATTTATCGCCAAAGCGAGGATATCGCAATTAACCGTGCCTATGTCAGCAAGTTCGGCGTTGAAGTTGGATCAGTGACAATCGTGTTCTTGCGTGGCAAAGCGGCGGCGGCGGTTGGCCCGCTAGACGTTGAACAATGGGTTGCCCGATAA